One part of the Rhodococcus oxybenzonivorans genome encodes these proteins:
- a CDS encoding 2'-5' RNA ligase family protein yields MVQSVELLFDEATDDAVRAEWKLLWDAGLPSRTRVRALSNRPHVTLFVARHIPPEIDELLGRRIPTPSFHVRLGGLVMFGGRHVTLSRLVVPSKALLSLHRSVFDLAEHATEVTPHIRPGEWTPHVTLARRLPADQIADAVRLLDGGDIIGRASVVRRWDGDAKREWTVTAPP; encoded by the coding sequence ATGGTCCAGTCGGTGGAACTGCTGTTCGACGAGGCGACCGACGACGCCGTGCGCGCCGAGTGGAAACTCCTCTGGGACGCCGGTCTGCCGAGCAGGACTCGCGTTCGCGCACTGTCGAATCGGCCGCACGTCACACTGTTCGTCGCGCGCCATATCCCACCCGAGATCGACGAGCTCCTGGGGCGCCGTATCCCCACCCCGTCGTTCCATGTCCGTCTGGGTGGACTGGTCATGTTCGGCGGCAGGCACGTCACGTTGTCGCGTCTGGTGGTGCCGTCCAAGGCCCTGTTGTCGCTACACCGGTCGGTGTTCGATCTCGCCGAGCACGCCACCGAGGTGACGCCGCACATCCGTCCGGGTGAATGGACTCCCCACGTCACTCTGGCGCGGCGACTGCCCGCGGATCAGATCGCCGACGCCGTACGACTACTCGACGGCGGCGACATCATCGGCCGCGCCTCGGTGGTACGGCGATGGGACGGAGATGCCAAACGCGAGTGGACCGTGACGGCCCCGCCGTGA
- a CDS encoding isocitrate/isopropylmalate dehydrogenase family protein has protein sequence MGGPTANNSDKRIGVILGDGIGHEIVPATQRVVTAAVTAAGGADVDWVTLPLGLGAIDSHGTPLPDSTLAALAELDAWILGPHDSAAYPEPFRGQLTPGGVIRKKFDLFANIRPARSLEGVASMVPDMDLVIVRENTEGLYADRNMFAGSGEFMPTPDVALAVGVVTRRACERIAHTAFALARTRRRHVTIVHKANVLSLTTGLFRDVCRDVGERHYPDVQIDDQHVDAMTAHLVRRGRDFDVVVAENMFGDILSDLTGELSGSLGTAPSINSSDTQVMAQAAHGAAPDIAGHNRANPTALMLSAAMMLDLFGERRADRHLVGAATRIRDAVRSTIASGVATADLGGLASTSEFTETVLARTLRR, from the coding sequence ATGGGCGGTCCTACGGCAAACAACTCGGATAAACGCATCGGCGTGATCCTCGGTGACGGCATCGGTCACGAGATCGTTCCGGCAACGCAGCGCGTGGTGACCGCGGCCGTCACCGCCGCCGGTGGGGCCGACGTCGACTGGGTGACGTTGCCCCTCGGGCTCGGTGCGATCGACTCCCACGGCACGCCGCTGCCGGACTCCACCCTGGCGGCCCTGGCGGAGCTCGACGCCTGGATCCTCGGTCCGCACGACAGCGCGGCCTATCCGGAACCGTTCCGAGGGCAGCTGACCCCCGGAGGAGTCATCCGCAAGAAATTCGACCTGTTCGCCAACATTCGCCCGGCCCGTTCGCTGGAGGGAGTCGCCTCGATGGTGCCGGACATGGATCTGGTGATCGTTCGCGAGAACACCGAAGGCCTGTATGCGGATCGAAATATGTTCGCCGGCAGCGGCGAGTTCATGCCCACGCCCGATGTGGCCCTCGCGGTCGGCGTCGTCACCAGGCGGGCCTGTGAACGCATTGCACACACAGCGTTCGCGCTCGCCCGGACCCGGCGGCGCCACGTGACGATCGTGCACAAGGCCAACGTCCTGTCGTTGACGACGGGACTGTTCCGCGACGTCTGCCGGGACGTGGGCGAGCGCCACTACCCGGATGTTCAGATCGATGACCAGCACGTCGACGCGATGACCGCCCACCTGGTGCGCCGCGGACGCGACTTCGATGTCGTCGTGGCGGAGAACATGTTCGGTGACATCCTGTCGGATCTCACGGGCGAGCTGTCCGGCTCACTCGGCACCGCGCCGTCGATCAACAGCTCCGACACCCAGGTCATGGCGCAGGCGGCACATGGTGCGGCCCCGGACATCGCGGGACACAACCGGGCAAATCCCACGGCGCTGATGCTGTCTGCCGCGATGATGCTCGACCTGTTCGGCGAGCGCCGAGCCGACCGGCACCTGGTCGGTGCCGCGACCCGGATCCGGGATGCCGTCCGGTCGACGATCGCGTCCGGAGTGGCCACCGCTGACCTGGGTGGACTCGCGTCGACCAGCGAATTCACCGAGACCGTCCTCGCCCGTACCCTGCGTCGGTGA
- a CDS encoding ABC transporter substrate-binding protein: MPVSGRSVFTRRRVARTICALAGSSALLLAGCASNTEGGGSPSGDAAATVEVEKVDAIAAELPEKIASSGKIVVGVNIPYSPNEFKDPSGKIVGFDVDLVDAVGKVLGVTPEYTEADFDKIIPSIQAGSYDMGMSSFTDTKEREQSVDFVTYFSAGVQWAQPVGKNVDPNNACGLRVGVQTTTIEDLEEVPAKSAACVAAGKPAIDIVKFDSQDDAANAVALGKVDAMSADSPVTAYAIKQSDGRIEAAGEVFDAAPYGWPVAKGSPLGPVLQKAMQHLIDDGAYQKIAENWGVQAGVITTSHINGATS; encoded by the coding sequence ATGCCAGTGTCTGGTCGATCCGTCTTCACGCGTCGGCGCGTGGCCCGAACCATCTGTGCACTGGCGGGAAGCAGCGCGCTGCTCCTCGCCGGCTGTGCCAGCAATACCGAAGGTGGCGGTTCCCCTTCGGGGGACGCCGCCGCCACGGTGGAAGTCGAGAAGGTGGATGCCATCGCGGCCGAGTTGCCGGAGAAGATCGCGTCGTCGGGCAAGATCGTGGTCGGCGTGAACATCCCGTACTCGCCCAACGAGTTCAAGGATCCCAGCGGCAAGATCGTCGGCTTCGACGTGGATCTCGTCGACGCCGTCGGCAAGGTACTCGGGGTCACGCCGGAGTACACCGAAGCCGACTTCGACAAGATCATCCCGTCGATCCAGGCCGGCAGTTACGACATGGGCATGTCCTCGTTCACGGACACCAAGGAACGCGAGCAGTCCGTCGATTTCGTCACGTACTTCAGCGCGGGTGTGCAGTGGGCGCAGCCTGTCGGTAAGAATGTCGATCCCAACAACGCGTGCGGTCTGCGGGTCGGGGTGCAAACCACCACCATCGAGGACCTCGAGGAAGTACCCGCCAAGAGTGCCGCGTGTGTGGCGGCCGGCAAGCCGGCGATCGACATCGTGAAGTTCGACAGCCAGGACGACGCCGCCAACGCGGTCGCCCTCGGCAAGGTCGATGCCATGTCCGCGGATTCGCCCGTCACCGCCTACGCGATCAAGCAGAGCGACGGCAGGATCGAGGCGGCAGGCGAGGTCTTCGACGCCGCGCCCTACGGCTGGCCCGTCGCCAAGGGATCGCCCCTCGGACCCGTTCTCCAGAAGGCCATGCAACACCTCATCGACGACGGCGCATATCAGAAGATCGCGGAGAACTGGGGCGTCCAGGCCGGCGTCATCACGACTTCGCACATCAACGGCGCCACGAGCTGA
- a CDS encoding amino acid ABC transporter permease — protein MEKVPGDVSTATGSDPEPIKAIPLRRPGRWIAAIVVGSLLALFVNGARTNEAYRWDIYIRYLFDARISAAAWNTIQLTILSMAIAIVLGVLLAVMRLSPNPVLKASSWGYLWIFRGTPVYVQLVFWGLFPSIYKQLDLGIPFVHQFVHIDLQGINAAFLFAVIGLGLNEAAYMAEIVRAGVNSVAEGQTEASVALGMTWSQTMRRTVLPQAMRVIIPPTGNELISMLKTTSLVTAVPYSLELYGRARDISGANFQPIPLLMVAATWYLAITSLLMIGQFYLERYYSKGATRKLTARQLQALADAQGKPLVIEPGPETLPDTPGGERK, from the coding sequence CTGGAAAAGGTGCCGGGCGATGTCTCGACCGCGACGGGTTCGGATCCCGAGCCGATCAAAGCGATCCCGCTGCGACGGCCCGGGCGCTGGATCGCTGCGATCGTCGTCGGGTCACTCCTCGCTCTGTTCGTCAACGGTGCCCGCACGAACGAGGCGTATCGCTGGGACATCTACATCCGCTACCTGTTCGACGCGCGAATTTCCGCAGCGGCCTGGAACACGATTCAGCTGACGATTCTGTCGATGGCGATTGCCATCGTGCTCGGCGTGCTGCTCGCTGTCATGCGGTTGTCGCCGAACCCGGTGCTCAAGGCGTCGTCCTGGGGTTATCTGTGGATCTTCCGCGGCACCCCGGTGTACGTCCAGTTGGTGTTCTGGGGCCTGTTCCCGTCCATCTACAAGCAACTCGACCTCGGCATCCCCTTCGTGCACCAGTTCGTGCACATCGACCTGCAGGGCATCAACGCGGCCTTCCTGTTCGCGGTGATCGGCCTGGGCCTCAACGAGGCCGCGTACATGGCCGAAATCGTCCGGGCCGGCGTCAACTCGGTCGCCGAGGGGCAGACCGAGGCGTCGGTGGCGCTGGGCATGACGTGGTCGCAGACGATGCGGCGGACAGTGCTGCCACAGGCGATGCGGGTCATCATCCCGCCCACCGGCAATGAACTGATCAGCATGCTGAAAACCACCTCGCTGGTCACCGCGGTCCCGTACAGCCTCGAACTGTACGGCCGTGCCAGAGACATTTCGGGTGCCAACTTCCAGCCGATTCCGTTGCTGATGGTCGCGGCCACCTGGTACCTCGCCATTACGAGTCTCCTGATGATCGGGCAGTTCTACCTCGAGCGGTACTACTCGAAGGGCGCGACGCGCAAGCTCACCGCCCGGCAGTTGCAGGCGCTCGCCGACGCGCAGGGCAAGCCGCTGGTGATCGAACCCGGCCCCGAGACGCTGCCCGACACACCCGGAGGGGAACGAAAATGA
- a CDS encoding amino acid ABC transporter ATP-binding protein, with translation MTPMVKADQVCKNFGALKVLKGISLEIGRGQVLCLVGPSGSGKSTFLRCINHLEQVNAGRLYVDGELVGYSERNGKLYELHPRAAAKQRRDIGMVFQHFNLFPHRTALENIIEAPTQVKRLSKKKAVERGRELLAQVGLSEKADAYPAQLSGGQQQRVAIARALAMDPKLMLFDEPTSALDPELVGEVLTVMKDLAAGGMTMVVVTHEMGFAREVADQLVFMDAGVVVESGEPRELLANPQHDRTKAFLSKLL, from the coding sequence ATGACGCCGATGGTCAAGGCGGACCAGGTGTGCAAGAACTTCGGTGCGCTCAAAGTACTCAAGGGCATTTCACTCGAAATCGGCCGCGGGCAGGTGCTGTGCCTGGTCGGCCCCTCGGGGTCCGGCAAGTCGACATTCCTGCGCTGCATCAACCACCTCGAGCAGGTCAATGCCGGGCGGCTCTACGTCGACGGTGAACTCGTGGGGTACTCGGAGCGGAACGGCAAGCTGTACGAACTGCATCCCCGTGCGGCGGCGAAGCAGCGGCGCGACATCGGCATGGTGTTCCAGCACTTCAATCTGTTCCCGCACCGGACCGCGCTCGAGAACATCATCGAGGCGCCCACCCAGGTCAAGCGGCTCAGCAAGAAGAAGGCCGTCGAGCGTGGACGTGAACTGCTGGCCCAGGTCGGGCTGAGCGAGAAAGCCGACGCCTACCCTGCCCAACTGTCGGGTGGTCAGCAGCAGCGGGTCGCCATCGCCCGGGCACTCGCGATGGACCCGAAGCTGATGTTGTTCGACGAGCCCACCTCGGCGCTCGACCCGGAACTCGTCGGTGAGGTCCTCACCGTCATGAAAGACCTTGCGGCAGGCGGCATGACCATGGTCGTGGTCACTCACGAGATGGGTTTCGCCCGCGAGGTGGCCGATCAACTGGTGTTCATGGACGCCGGCGTGGTGGTCGAATCGGGAGAGCCACGCGAACTGCTGGCCAATCCGCAGCACGACCGCACCAAGGCGTTCCTGTCGAAGTTGCTGTGA
- a CDS encoding phosphate ABC transporter ATP-binding protein, translating into MSEPALFDFVGVDVEQGGTRVLRDIDVTIPEAGITVLVGRSGAGKSTLLRCCNRLEVPTTGVVRFRGRSLSDVDVLAHRRTVGMVFQQPTAFPGTVLDNLRAADPGVDEARGGELLRHVGLEPAMLGQVADTLSGGEMQRMVLARALATRPSVLLADEPTAALDTESSAQLESLVLRLAKEGMPILWVTHDLAQMRRLADHLVALDSGHIVYTGAPGDYSDRSIAGESET; encoded by the coding sequence GTGAGCGAGCCGGCGCTCTTCGACTTCGTCGGTGTCGACGTCGAGCAGGGCGGGACCCGTGTGCTGCGCGACATCGACGTGACCATTCCGGAAGCGGGAATCACTGTGCTGGTGGGGCGTTCGGGGGCCGGGAAGTCGACGCTGCTGCGATGCTGCAACCGGCTGGAGGTCCCGACCACGGGAGTCGTTCGGTTTCGCGGACGGTCGCTGTCCGACGTGGACGTGCTGGCGCACCGGCGGACGGTGGGCATGGTGTTCCAGCAGCCCACCGCATTTCCCGGAACGGTGCTGGACAACCTCCGTGCCGCCGACCCCGGTGTCGACGAGGCGCGCGGAGGTGAGTTACTCCGCCACGTCGGGCTCGAACCGGCAATGCTCGGGCAGGTGGCCGACACCCTGTCGGGAGGCGAGATGCAGCGTATGGTCCTGGCCAGGGCGCTCGCGACCCGGCCGTCGGTTCTGCTCGCGGACGAACCGACCGCAGCCCTCGACACGGAATCTTCGGCGCAGCTCGAGTCGCTCGTGCTGCGACTGGCGAAGGAAGGGATGCCCATTCTCTGGGTCACCCATGATCTCGCGCAGATGCGCCGGCTGGCAGATCACCTCGTGGCGCTCGATTCGGGTCACATCGTCTATACCGGTGCCCCCGGCGACTATTCGGACCGTTCCATTGCGGGGGAGTCGGAGACGTGA
- a CDS encoding ABC transporter permease yields the protein MSSTIIGWAGLLASLIFVAVAIGLSAQQRLSLTTPIVVSVARSLVQMMIVGVALVPLVRPQTPLWWSWLWVIGIVFFAAYTITRRAPAVPELYVLALAAMAAVAVVGLAVIFGARIFELSGRTLVPVAGMIVGNSMKSAVIAAARVSESVADHRAEIEAGLALGMTPRRAFDRQLRSALRTAISSQVEQTAALGIVFLPGAMTGLILAGVDPMEAVFAQLALMYVILAGVVIAVVVTGLGTLRRLTTADQRLVPVGRAR from the coding sequence GTGAGCTCGACGATCATCGGATGGGCCGGTCTTCTCGCATCGCTGATCTTCGTCGCTGTGGCAATCGGACTCTCAGCGCAGCAACGGCTTTCGCTGACGACGCCGATCGTCGTCTCCGTGGCGCGTTCCCTCGTGCAGATGATGATCGTCGGGGTGGCGCTGGTTCCACTCGTGCGGCCACAGACCCCACTCTGGTGGTCGTGGCTGTGGGTCATCGGCATCGTGTTCTTCGCCGCGTACACGATTACGCGCCGGGCACCGGCGGTCCCCGAGTTGTATGTCCTCGCGCTGGCCGCCATGGCGGCGGTGGCGGTGGTGGGCCTGGCCGTGATCTTCGGCGCTCGGATCTTCGAGCTGAGCGGGCGGACGCTCGTGCCCGTCGCCGGCATGATCGTCGGAAACTCGATGAAGTCCGCCGTCATCGCCGCCGCGCGGGTCAGTGAGTCGGTGGCCGACCATCGCGCGGAGATCGAGGCCGGACTCGCTCTCGGGATGACACCTCGCCGCGCCTTCGATCGGCAGCTACGGTCGGCTCTGCGAACGGCTATTTCGTCCCAGGTCGAGCAGACGGCAGCCCTGGGCATCGTGTTCCTGCCCGGCGCGATGACCGGTCTGATTCTCGCGGGCGTCGACCCCATGGAAGCGGTGTTCGCTCAGCTCGCACTGATGTACGTCATTCTGGCCGGCGTCGTCATCGCTGTGGTGGTGACGGGTCTCGGCACGCTGCGGAGGCTCACCACGGCCGATCAACGACTGGTTCCGGTCGGCCGCGCCCGCTGA
- a CDS encoding class I SAM-dependent methyltransferase translates to MPDSRATDPAHSPEDDRHGTANSVLGTAGVSRIRVDSEASERASRAWWDADADDYHRTHGEFLGVDVADGEFVWCPEGLHEGDHHLLGDVAGKDVLEVGCGSAPCARWLAGRGARAVGLDISRAMLDRGVDAMRTGGPVVPLIQAGAEHLPFADGSFDLACSAFGAVPFVADSAAVMREVGRVLRPGGLWVFAVNHPIRWIFPDDPGPRGLTATLPYFDRTPYVEVDSAGVPTYVEHHRTIGDRVREIVAAGLEVRDIIEPEWPEWLDREWGQWSPLRGQLFPGTAIFSCRKPVADSP, encoded by the coding sequence ATGCCCGACTCTCGTGCGACAGATCCCGCCCACTCCCCCGAAGACGACCGCCACGGCACCGCCAACAGTGTCCTCGGAACCGCCGGAGTCAGCCGCATCCGGGTCGACTCGGAGGCCAGCGAACGCGCGAGCCGAGCGTGGTGGGACGCCGACGCCGACGACTACCACCGCACCCATGGCGAGTTCCTCGGGGTGGACGTGGCGGACGGCGAGTTCGTGTGGTGCCCGGAGGGACTTCACGAGGGCGATCACCACCTGCTGGGCGACGTCGCGGGCAAGGACGTCCTCGAAGTCGGCTGCGGCTCCGCTCCCTGCGCACGGTGGCTTGCCGGCCGGGGGGCGCGGGCAGTGGGACTCGACATTTCGCGGGCGATGCTCGACCGCGGCGTCGACGCCATGCGGACGGGAGGACCGGTGGTGCCGCTGATTCAAGCAGGAGCCGAGCACCTCCCGTTCGCGGACGGAAGCTTCGACCTCGCATGTTCGGCTTTTGGCGCAGTTCCGTTCGTCGCCGATTCGGCGGCGGTCATGCGCGAGGTGGGCCGGGTCCTGAGGCCCGGCGGTCTGTGGGTGTTTGCCGTCAACCATCCGATCCGGTGGATCTTCCCCGACGATCCCGGGCCGCGCGGCCTCACCGCCACGCTCCCCTACTTCGATCGCACGCCCTACGTGGAGGTGGACTCGGCCGGCGTGCCGACCTACGTGGAGCACCACCGCACCATCGGTGACCGCGTTCGCGAGATCGTCGCCGCCGGACTCGAAGTGCGCGACATCATCGAGCCCGAGTGGCCCGAATGGCTCGATCGGGAATGGGGTCAATGGAGCCCGCTACGGGGCCAGCTCTTCCCCGGCACGGCGATTTTCAGTTGCCGCAAACCTGTCGCCGACAGCCCGTAG
- the rpsA gene encoding 30S ribosomal protein S1, which produces MPSTTVTSPQVAVNDIGSAEDFLAAIDATIKYFNDGDIVEGTIVKVDRDEVLLDIGYKTEGVIPSRELSIKHDVDPNEVVSVGDEVEALVLTKEDKEGRLILSKKRAQYERAWGTIEELKEKDEAVKGTVIEVVKGGLILDIGLRGFLPASLVEMRRVRDLQPYVGKEIEAKIIELDKNRNNVVLSRRAWLEQTQSEVRSEFLHQLQKGQVRKGVVSSIVNFGAFVDLGGVDGLVHVSELSWKHIDHPSEVVEVGTEVTVEVLDVDLDRERVSLSLKATQEDPWRQFARTHAIGQIVPGKVTKLVPFGAFVRVEEGIEGLVHISELAERHVEVPDQVVGVGDDALVKVIDIDLERRRISLSLKQANEDYNAEFDPSKYGMADSYDEQGNYIFPEGFDPETNEWLEGFDKQREEWENRYAEAERRHKMHTAQMEKTAADEAAEAATAAAGYSSESGAGDADTASSSASAPASESAGGSLASDAQLAALREKLSGNA; this is translated from the coding sequence ATGCCCTCCACCACCGTCACCTCGCCGCAGGTAGCCGTCAACGACATCGGCTCCGCCGAGGACTTCCTCGCCGCCATCGACGCAACGATCAAGTACTTCAACGATGGTGACATCGTCGAAGGCACCATCGTCAAGGTCGATCGCGACGAGGTTCTGCTCGACATCGGTTACAAGACCGAAGGCGTCATCCCTTCCCGTGAGCTCTCCATCAAGCACGACGTCGACCCCAACGAGGTCGTCTCCGTGGGCGATGAGGTCGAAGCTCTCGTCCTCACCAAGGAGGACAAGGAAGGCCGACTGATCCTGTCGAAGAAGCGCGCTCAGTACGAGCGTGCCTGGGGCACCATCGAGGAGCTCAAGGAGAAGGACGAGGCCGTCAAGGGCACCGTCATCGAGGTCGTCAAGGGTGGCTTGATCCTCGACATCGGCCTGCGTGGCTTCCTTCCCGCTTCGCTCGTCGAGATGCGCCGTGTCCGCGACCTCCAGCCGTACGTCGGCAAGGAGATCGAGGCCAAGATCATCGAACTCGACAAGAACCGCAACAACGTCGTCCTCTCGCGCCGCGCGTGGCTCGAGCAGACGCAGTCCGAGGTTCGCAGCGAGTTCCTGCACCAGCTCCAGAAGGGCCAGGTCCGCAAGGGCGTCGTGTCCTCCATCGTCAACTTCGGTGCCTTCGTGGACCTGGGCGGCGTCGACGGCCTGGTGCACGTGTCCGAGCTGTCCTGGAAGCACATCGATCACCCGTCCGAGGTTGTCGAGGTCGGCACCGAGGTCACCGTCGAGGTTCTCGACGTCGATCTCGACCGCGAGCGCGTGTCCCTGTCGCTCAAGGCCACCCAGGAAGATCCGTGGCGTCAGTTCGCCCGCACACACGCCATCGGCCAGATCGTGCCCGGTAAGGTCACCAAGCTGGTTCCGTTCGGTGCCTTCGTGCGCGTCGAAGAGGGAATCGAAGGCCTCGTCCACATCTCGGAGCTGGCCGAGCGCCACGTCGAGGTCCCGGACCAGGTTGTCGGGGTCGGCGACGATGCGCTGGTCAAGGTCATCGACATCGACCTCGAGCGTCGTCGTATCTCGCTGTCCCTGAAGCAGGCCAACGAGGACTACAACGCCGAGTTCGATCCGTCCAAGTACGGCATGGCGGACAGCTACGACGAGCAGGGCAACTACATCTTCCCCGAGGGCTTCGATCCCGAGACCAACGAATGGCTCGAGGGCTTCGACAAGCAGCGTGAAGAGTGGGAGAACCGCTACGCCGAGGCTGAGCGTCGCCACAAGATGCACACCGCTCAGATGGAGAAGACCGCTGCAGACGAGGCCGCCGAGGCTGCCACCGCTGCTGCCGGCTACTCCTCGGAGTCGGGCGCAGGCGATGCCGATACCGCGTCGTCGTCCGCATCGGCTCCGGCGTCCGAATCTGCTGGTGGATCGCTTGCGAGCGATGCACAGCTCGCCGCTCTGCGCGAGAAGCTGTCGGGCAACGCCTAG
- the coaE gene encoding dephospho-CoA kinase: MLRIGLTGGIGAGKSTVSKILVELGAVIVDADLIAREVVEPGTPGLIALVERFGNDILTEAGALDRAALAARAFADEESRLALNSIVHPLVGARTAELIDSAAADAVLVQDIPLLVEGGMGAAFHLVLIVLVDAEERVRRLVGSRGMPEADARARIAAQADDEQRRAAADVLLDNSGEPGALEPVVRALWSERIAPFASNIRTRTVVRPLPVLVAPDPRWAGEAARLIARLQLVCGDRAVRVDHIGSTAVEGMPATDVIDLQVTVADLATADELAEPLAEAGFPRIEHITSDDPKPSYLGGETDPALWDKRIHGGADPGRPVNIHLRVDGWPGQQFALVFRDWLRADPDVRAEYTDIKVGAADKAADHSSYEDAVTAYIDAKSPWFDTAYSRAWKWADRAGWKA; encoded by the coding sequence GTGTTGAGAATCGGCCTCACCGGAGGCATTGGAGCCGGCAAGTCCACCGTGTCGAAGATCCTGGTGGAACTGGGTGCCGTGATCGTCGACGCAGACCTGATCGCCCGTGAGGTCGTCGAGCCGGGCACCCCCGGCTTGATCGCTCTCGTGGAGCGATTCGGCAACGACATCCTCACGGAGGCCGGGGCGCTCGACCGGGCGGCCCTGGCGGCACGTGCCTTCGCGGACGAGGAATCGCGGTTGGCGCTGAACTCGATCGTGCATCCACTCGTCGGTGCGCGCACGGCGGAACTCATCGATTCAGCAGCGGCAGACGCGGTGCTGGTACAGGACATTCCGTTGCTGGTCGAGGGCGGTATGGGCGCCGCGTTCCATCTGGTCCTGATCGTGTTAGTCGACGCGGAGGAACGGGTACGCAGACTCGTCGGGTCCCGAGGCATGCCGGAAGCGGACGCGCGGGCGAGGATCGCCGCGCAGGCGGACGACGAGCAGCGGCGGGCAGCCGCGGACGTCCTACTCGACAACAGTGGGGAGCCCGGGGCGCTCGAACCCGTGGTCAGGGCCCTGTGGTCGGAGCGGATCGCCCCCTTCGCGTCCAATATCCGTACCCGCACCGTCGTGCGGCCGTTGCCTGTACTCGTGGCGCCGGATCCGCGGTGGGCGGGAGAGGCCGCGCGGTTGATCGCCCGACTGCAGTTGGTGTGCGGGGACCGGGCGGTGCGGGTCGATCACATCGGGTCTACCGCGGTCGAGGGTATGCCGGCAACGGACGTCATCGATTTGCAAGTCACCGTTGCCGACCTCGCGACGGCGGACGAACTCGCCGAACCGCTCGCCGAGGCGGGCTTTCCTCGCATCGAGCACATCACGTCGGACGATCCCAAGCCATCCTATCTCGGTGGCGAGACCGATCCAGCGTTGTGGGACAAGAGAATTCACGGGGGAGCCGATCCGGGCCGGCCGGTCAACATTCATCTTCGGGTCGATGGATGGCCTGGACAGCAGTTCGCACTGGTGTTTCGGGACTGGCTCCGAGCCGATCCGGATGTCCGGGCCGAGTACACCGACATCAAGGTGGGCGCGGCCGACAAGGCCGCCGACCACAGCTCGTACGAGGACGCGGTCACCGCCTACATCGACGCGAAGTCTCCCTGGTTCGACACGGCCTACTCCCGGGCCTGGAAATGGGCCGATCGCGCTGGCTGGAAGGCCTGA
- a CDS encoding DUF402 domain-containing protein, whose protein sequence is MEGAAHPHPPKIEYFDLRNSTNTDPKGFVRPVEQFRVEPWGLYMARTADHRQFDYLESWLLPDLGLRASIFHFRPEHRRDQDHYVDIGVFTRGDDVWTSEDHYLDLVVRTGRSTELLDVDELMEAHSAGLLDTATAEKAITTAVAAIEGLATHGHDLGRWLASLGMPIDWR, encoded by the coding sequence ATGGAAGGCGCTGCTCATCCGCACCCACCCAAGATCGAATACTTCGATCTCCGCAACAGCACCAACACGGATCCGAAAGGATTCGTCCGTCCGGTGGAGCAATTCCGCGTCGAGCCGTGGGGGCTCTACATGGCGCGGACGGCCGACCATCGGCAGTTCGACTACCTCGAGTCGTGGCTGCTTCCCGACCTGGGACTCCGGGCATCCATTTTCCATTTCCGGCCGGAGCATCGGCGGGACCAGGACCACTACGTCGACATCGGCGTGTTCACTCGGGGCGACGATGTCTGGACGTCGGAGGACCACTACCTCGATCTGGTCGTGCGAACCGGGCGGAGCACCGAATTACTGGATGTGGACGAGTTGATGGAGGCGCACAGCGCCGGTCTGCTCGATACGGCCACCGCCGAGAAGGCGATCACTACCGCCGTCGCCGCCATCGAGGGCCTGGCCACACACGGCCACGACCTCGGGCGGTGGCTGGCCTCGCTCGGAATGCCGATCGACTGGCGGTGA